In one window of Tumebacillus amylolyticus DNA:
- a CDS encoding DUF2304 domain-containing protein, protein MHLELKIFLVCCGLAFAFVVLNLLLKKKITEWNVIAWGLGALVILLISANPNWVDGAAKFLGIDYPPSLLFMLSTLVLLVLVLYQSIQISALQSKLRQIAQHVAVQKHLDIESPVQHAQAAAASEGETNS, encoded by the coding sequence ATGCATCTTGAACTGAAAATTTTCCTCGTCTGCTGCGGCCTCGCGTTTGCGTTCGTCGTGCTGAACTTGCTTTTGAAGAAAAAGATCACCGAGTGGAACGTCATCGCGTGGGGCCTTGGCGCGCTCGTCATCCTCTTGATCTCCGCCAACCCGAATTGGGTGGACGGTGCGGCGAAGTTCCTCGGCATCGACTACCCGCCGTCGCTTCTGTTCATGCTCTCCACGCTGGTTTTGCTGGTTCTGGTCCTGTACCAATCGATTCAAATCTCGGCGCTCCAATCGAAACTGCGGCAGATCGCCCAGCATGTGGCGGTGCAAAAACACCTCGACATCGAGTCGCCGGTGCAGCACGCCCAAGCGGCCGCCGCGTCGGAGGGAGAAACAAACTCCTAG
- a CDS encoding HD domain-containing phosphohydrolase has product MLSRVLNLSTTYASVGLGVLGVLLVLSFLVIIWQGRVRRRHALQLQQATRLLKNIKPSAGVENNLNIILETYSGILDAHGYAFYLLDEAQNKYLLKSVRHLHDDKGKKASPSYNRLAPDKKETYQPPISLQNEGIGKSMELIHEGRVPLLSIPLGTGKGLIRIGPISSIPGRVRKQLEFVNELLPQVVDVLVETDRMKIQTDIVVTSETALRSVSSMALNSDAVMKKAIEMFATSMGIADGFIMFQTKGGFQIPVSFGWSASQENAIYRDREVGAQLWRAIAQREDVVIRHNNAQYPKLSGLLNARGHEVLLIGKFSDSIRTGLLVCRVDTTVDTGLSEEQFSTSMRSLSKALSRLLRIQNTIKPMTNNYIELLKLLSKTIDDLNPYTVGYSELMSRYSIIIAQEMGLPQREIQDIALAAYLSNIGVLGLSEELYLKEGKFSEIEFEKMKLHAEVGAEIIEMLLGNQAVGSYIRYHHERMDGHGYPEGLSGGDIPVGAKIIAVVQTFLAKINGRKYRTPLPFDKALELLKNSAGAQLDPQVVDALVRWYQRKRGTVKNTGRALGPCWEMTCSTAEVCANCPAFGQVHQNCWEMDRNNCQAHGKSCESCFVYTEAMARKTSLGGKVV; this is encoded by the coding sequence GTGTTGTCTCGTGTCCTGAACCTCAGTACCACCTACGCAAGCGTTGGACTTGGTGTGTTGGGCGTGCTCTTGGTGCTTTCGTTTCTCGTCATCATCTGGCAGGGCCGTGTACGTCGCCGTCATGCCTTGCAACTGCAACAAGCCACCCGCCTGCTGAAAAACATCAAGCCCTCTGCCGGTGTGGAGAACAACCTCAACATCATCCTCGAAACCTACAGCGGCATCCTCGATGCGCACGGCTATGCGTTTTACCTGCTCGATGAAGCGCAGAACAAATACCTTCTGAAGTCGGTCCGTCACCTGCACGACGACAAGGGAAAAAAAGCCTCGCCATCTTACAACCGCTTGGCTCCCGACAAAAAAGAAACCTACCAGCCCCCGATCTCTCTGCAAAACGAGGGCATCGGCAAGTCGATGGAGTTGATCCACGAAGGGCGGGTTCCGCTGCTCTCGATCCCCCTCGGGACCGGCAAAGGGTTGATTCGGATCGGCCCGATCTCGTCCATCCCCGGCCGCGTTCGCAAACAGTTGGAGTTCGTAAATGAACTCTTGCCGCAAGTGGTGGACGTTTTGGTCGAAACCGACAGGATGAAGATCCAGACGGACATCGTCGTCACATCGGAGACCGCCCTGCGCTCCGTCTCTTCGATGGCGCTCAACTCCGACGCCGTGATGAAAAAAGCGATCGAGATGTTCGCCACCTCGATGGGCATCGCAGACGGGTTTATCATGTTCCAAACCAAGGGCGGGTTCCAGATTCCGGTCTCGTTCGGGTGGTCGGCGAGTCAAGAGAACGCCATCTACCGCGACCGTGAAGTCGGCGCGCAGCTCTGGCGGGCGATTGCCCAACGCGAGGACGTGGTGATCCGTCACAACAACGCGCAGTATCCGAAACTGTCCGGTCTCTTGAACGCTCGCGGGCATGAAGTGCTGTTGATCGGGAAGTTTTCGGACAGCATCCGCACGGGGCTTTTGGTTTGCCGGGTGGACACCACGGTGGATACGGGGCTTTCCGAAGAGCAGTTCTCGACGTCGATGCGTTCGCTTTCCAAAGCGCTGAGCCGTCTGTTGCGCATCCAGAACACGATCAAGCCGATGACGAACAACTACATCGAGCTCTTGAAACTGCTCTCGAAGACGATTGACGATCTCAACCCGTACACGGTCGGTTATTCGGAGTTGATGAGCCGGTACTCGATCATCATCGCCCAAGAGATGGGCTTGCCGCAGCGCGAGATTCAAGACATCGCCCTCGCCGCTTATCTCTCCAACATCGGCGTGCTCGGTCTCTCCGAGGAACTCTACCTCAAAGAAGGCAAGTTCTCCGAGATCGAATTTGAAAAAATGAAGCTGCACGCCGAAGTCGGAGCGGAGATCATCGAGATGTTGCTGGGGAACCAAGCGGTGGGTTCGTATATCCGCTACCACCACGAGCGGATGGACGGACACGGCTATCCGGAGGGATTGAGCGGGGGAGACATCCCGGTCGGGGCGAAGATCATCGCCGTCGTGCAGACGTTCCTCGCCAAGATCAATGGACGCAAGTACCGCACGCCGTTGCCGTTTGACAAAGCGTTGGAACTCCTGAAAAACTCCGCCGGTGCCCAACTCGACCCGCAAGTGGTCGACGCGCTGGTCCGCTGGTACCAACGCAAGCGGGGCACGGTGAAAAACACGGGCCGCGCGCTCGGCCCGTGCTGGGAGATGACCTGCTCCACCGCCGAAGTCTGCGCCAACTGCCCGGCATTCGGTCAAGTTCACCAGAACTGCTGGGAGATGGACCGCAACAACTGCCAAGCACACGGGAAGTCGTGTGAGTCGTGCTTCGTTTACACGGAAGCGATGGCTCGGAAGACCAGCTTGGGTGGGAAAGTCGTGTAG